In Flavobacterium endoglycinae, one DNA window encodes the following:
- a CDS encoding lipocalin family protein, producing MKKSIFICMIAAMFFACKSASSTASTEPTLSKKLDRPTQVAIKGNWVLTNVSYAGSDYIKVNSFDLADSKCLIGSSWNFISNNNKGSMTLNAPSCTAFSSPIVWSINNQGLFVLKILDAGEKAKKVREGYLLKVAGLTDNSFQLIDNINVGGQVKDVTYQFQRAN from the coding sequence ATGAAGAAGAGTATTTTTATATGCATGATTGCCGCTATGTTTTTTGCGTGTAAATCAGCTTCGTCGACAGCTTCAACAGAACCAACGCTTTCTAAAAAACTTGACAGACCTACACAAGTAGCGATTAAAGGGAATTGGGTGCTAACTAATGTATCTTATGCAGGTTCTGATTATATTAAGGTAAACTCATTTGACCTTGCAGATTCTAAATGTTTAATAGGTAGTTCATGGAATTTTATTTCAAATAATAATAAAGGATCTATGACTTTAAACGCTCCTAGTTGTACAGCATTCTCTTCTCCAATTGTTTGGAGTATTAACAACCAAGGTTTGTTTGTACTTAAAATTCTTGATGCAGGTGAAAAAGCTAAAAAAGTAAGAGAAGGATACCTTCTTAAAGTTGCCGGTTTAACTGATAATTCTTTTCAGTTAATTGATAATATCAATGTAGGCGGACAGGTAAAAGATGTTACTTACCAATTTCAAAGAGCTAATTAA
- a CDS encoding OmpA family protein: MKKITVLGLSSLLVLVSLFASCDSVKNANNTQKGAGIGAVAGGVIGAVLGNNLGKGGNAALGAAIGAAVGGGTGALIGNKMDKQAREIDQALPGASVERVGEGIHLTLNENSVRFDTNKSTLTPQAKANLDKLVPVFNEYGETNIEIFGYTDNTGKPEYNLTLSGQRAASVQAYLVSKGLKSSRFKTSGLGIADPIATNDTPEGRAQNRRVEFAITANDKMVNDAKAEAGK; this comes from the coding sequence ATGAAAAAGATAACAGTTTTAGGTTTAAGCAGCTTACTAGTATTAGTTAGTTTATTTGCAAGTTGTGATTCAGTAAAAAATGCAAACAATACACAAAAAGGAGCCGGAATTGGTGCTGTAGCAGGTGGTGTTATTGGCGCTGTTTTAGGTAATAACTTAGGAAAAGGCGGAAACGCTGCCTTAGGAGCTGCAATTGGAGCTGCTGTAGGTGGTGGTACAGGAGCCCTTATTGGAAACAAAATGGATAAACAAGCCCGTGAAATCGATCAGGCTTTACCAGGTGCTTCTGTAGAAAGAGTTGGAGAAGGAATCCACTTAACTTTAAATGAAAATTCAGTACGTTTTGATACTAATAAATCAACACTTACTCCTCAAGCAAAAGCAAACTTAGACAAATTAGTTCCTGTATTTAACGAATATGGAGAAACTAATATTGAAATTTTCGGTTATACTGATAACACAGGAAAACCAGAGTACAACTTAACACTTTCAGGACAAAGAGCTGCATCTGTGCAAGCTTATTTAGTATCTAAAGGATTAAAATCTAGCCGTTTCAAAACTTCAGGTTTAGGAATCGCTGATCCAATCGCTACAAACGATACTCCAGAAGGAAGAGCTCAAAACCGTCGTGTTGAATTTGCAATTACTGCAAACGACAAAATGGTAAATGATGCTAAAGCAGAAGCTGGAAAATAG